Proteins encoded together in one Pelagicoccus sp. SDUM812003 window:
- a CDS encoding exonuclease SbcCD subunit D, whose translation MKFLHTADWHLGRIFHQIHLTDDQSAVLDRIVEIAKAENVAAVIVAGDLYDRAVPPPEAVALLDRTWQRIISEVNVPIIAIPGNHDSATRVGYGSTLLQKAGLHIVADFERALTPITLGDVDIFALPFAEPAEVRAWSGDLTVRDHASAVACCIERMRDRFSPDRARVLVAHAFVAGARTESDSERPLSVGGAGTVPVDVFQDFHYTALGHLHAAQSVSERCLYAGSPMKYSFSEADHVKSVTIVDIDDAGSVSTKHIPMTARRDVRTIEGELGQLIAAAPDDGQRADYLRVVLTDQGALLNAIGRLREAYPNVLQLERRFLTREASAVSNVAKRQQATESELFSSFFSEVLEREPSTLETALFEETLEELRREDAERQEVSS comes from the coding sequence ATGAAGTTTCTCCACACCGCTGACTGGCACCTAGGTCGAATTTTCCATCAAATCCATCTCACTGACGATCAATCGGCGGTTCTTGATCGGATAGTGGAGATCGCCAAAGCGGAAAACGTGGCCGCCGTGATCGTGGCGGGCGACCTATACGATCGGGCCGTACCTCCTCCAGAGGCGGTCGCTTTGCTGGATCGCACTTGGCAGCGGATCATCAGCGAAGTCAACGTTCCCATCATCGCCATACCGGGAAATCACGACAGCGCCACGCGCGTCGGGTACGGCTCCACGCTGTTGCAGAAAGCGGGACTGCACATCGTAGCAGACTTCGAGCGCGCCTTGACTCCGATCACCCTTGGCGATGTGGACATTTTCGCCCTGCCCTTCGCCGAGCCGGCGGAGGTGCGAGCTTGGTCGGGAGATCTCACCGTCCGGGATCACGCTTCGGCTGTGGCCTGTTGCATCGAGCGCATGCGGGATCGCTTTTCGCCGGACCGTGCGCGCGTCCTGGTGGCGCACGCTTTCGTGGCGGGAGCTAGGACGGAATCCGATTCGGAGCGTCCACTCTCCGTGGGCGGCGCCGGCACTGTGCCGGTCGACGTTTTCCAGGATTTTCACTACACAGCCCTCGGCCACTTGCACGCAGCTCAAAGCGTATCCGAACGCTGCCTGTATGCGGGCTCTCCTATGAAATACTCCTTCTCGGAAGCGGACCACGTCAAATCCGTCACCATCGTGGATATCGACGACGCGGGATCGGTATCCACCAAACACATACCCATGACGGCTCGACGAGACGTGCGCACGATCGAAGGGGAGCTTGGCCAGCTCATCGCAGCCGCTCCGGACGATGGACAGAGAGCGGACTACTTGCGCGTCGTTCTGACTGACCAAGGCGCCTTGCTCAACGCCATCGGTCGACTGCGCGAGGCGTATCCGAACGTACTTCAGCTGGAGCGACGATTCCTCACTCGCGAGGCCAGCGCCGTTTCAAACGTCGCCAAACGCCAGCAGGCTACCGAGAGCGAGCTGTTTTCCAGCTTTTTCAGCGAGGTTCTGGAACGAGAGCCCAGCACGCTTGAAACCGCCCTCTTCGAGGAAACGCTAGAGGAGCTTCGTCGCGAAGACGCCGAGCGACAGGAGGTTTCTTCATGA